A window from Citrus sinensis cultivar Valencia sweet orange chromosome 5, DVS_A1.0, whole genome shotgun sequence encodes these proteins:
- the LOC107176377 gene encoding E3 ubiquitin-protein ligase ATL23, protein MRHGVQYAPCVSPSPSPTLNITSDNNIPNNNPTMIVSVILALFLPCAGMSLVFIVYLSLLWCASNDNDNNGDVRLPVKAAAEGGLSASELDKLPKISGKELVMGTECAVCLDEVESEQPARLVPGCNHGFHLQCADSWLSKHSVCPVCRAKLDSHFFNALESDNPC, encoded by the coding sequence ATGCGCCATGGTGTACAATACGCACCCTGTGTTTCTCCATCACCATCACCCACCTTAAACATCACCTCCGATAATAATATTCCAAATAATAACCCCACCATGATCGTCTCAGTCATCTTAGCTCTCTTCTTACCCTGCGCTGGCATGAGTCTTGTGTTTATCGTTTACTTATCTCTGCTTTGGTGCGCTagtaatgataatgataataacgGTGATGTCCGGCTGCCGGTTAAGGCTGCGGCGGAGGGAGGCTTGTCAGCATCTGAACTGGACAAATTGCCCAAGATTTCTGGGAAGGAACTGGTGATGGGGACGGAGTGCGCTGTGTGTCTCGACGAGGTCGAGAGTGAGCAACCGGCTCGACTGGTTCCCGGTTGCAATCACGGCTTTCATCTCCAGTGCGCTGATTCTTGGCTTTCCAAGCACTCGGTTTGTCCTGTTTGTAGAGCCAAGCTTGACTCTCACTTCTTTAATGCTTTAGAAAGCGACAATCCCTGCTAG
- the LOC102618693 gene encoding uncharacterized protein LOC102618693, whose translation MQSPSPNKNHATLILQSALLCFFVFNSCSKSQSTPPAKYDGFFYANHPVDSDAIIIEAFFDPVCPDSRDAWPPLKQALQHYGPHVSLVVHLLPLPYHDNAYATSRALHIVNRTNSSATFCLLEWFFKQQEKFYNAPTQNMTRTAVVKEIVKFAAEGIGNSYSSALESGFSDRSTDLLTRVSFKFSATRGVYATPTFFVNGFSLAGAGSPLDYNGWRKVIDPLLSEKGKKREVPLHLFL comes from the exons ATGCAGAGTCCAAgtccaaataaaaatcacGCAACTCTGATACTACAATCAGCTCTGCTCTGCTTTTTCGTTTTCAATTCATGCTCAAAATCCCAGTCGACGCCGCCGGCGAAGTACGATGGGTTCTTCTACGCGAATCACCCCGTTGACTCGGACGCCATCATCATCGAAGCGTTCTTTGACCCGGTCTGTCCCGACAGCAGGGATGCGTGGCCTCCTCTCAAGCAAGCCCTTCAACACTACGGCCCTCACGTTTCCCTCGTCGTTCATCTCTTGCCGTTACC TTACCATGACAATGCATATGCTACTTCTCGGGCTTTGCACATTGTAAACAGAACAAATTCTTCAGCTACGTTCTGCTTGTTGGAGTGGTTCTTCAAACAGCAG GAGAAGTTTTACaatgctccaacacaaaacATGACTAGGACTGCTGTTGTGAAAGAAATTGTGAAGTTTGCTGCTGAAGGCATCGGGAACTCCTACAGCTCAGCACTTGAATCTGGCTTCAGTGACCGCAGCACAGATCTTTTGACTCGAGTTTCCTTCAAG TTTAGTGCGACAAGAGGGGTCTATGCCACGCCTACTTTCTTCGTGAACGGATTCTCACTGGCTGGTGCTGGCTCGCCACTAGATTACAATGGATGGAGAAAAGTCATTGATCCATTGCTTAGCGAAAAAGGCAAGAAGAGGGAGGTTCCTCTGCATTTATTCTTGTGA
- the LOC102618414 gene encoding uncharacterized protein LOC102618414, whose protein sequence is MDRYQRVEKPKAETPIDENEIRITSQGRMRSYITYAMTLLQERGSNEIVFKAMGRAINKTVTIVELIKRRIVGLHQNTVIGSTDITDTWEPLEEGLLPLETTRHVSMITITLSKKELNRSSVGYQPPLPAEQVKPLIEFDYDGEGSPNGPRRGRSGRGRSRGRGNGFVSAEYEDGGWDRNNRGYSRGRGRGRGRSFRGRGRGGYNGPHFDARQDGGYNYEAPPQGSGRGRGRGNRGRGRGNRANGPIQAAA, encoded by the exons ATGGATCGGTACCAAAGAGTGGAGAAGCCAAAAGCAGAGACACCGATTGACGAGAATGAAATTCGGATTACGAGTCAAGGGAGGATGCGCAGCTACATCACTTATGCTATGACTCTGCTtcag GAAAGAGGTTCCAATGAGATTGTATTCAAGGCAATGGGAAGGGCTATCAATAAGACTGTAACAATAGTGGAgctaataaaa AGAAGAATTGTTGGCCTTCATCAGAATACAGTTATTGGATCCACGGACATAACTGATACGTGGGAGCCTTTGGAGGAAGGGCTTCTTCC GTTGGAAACCACAAGGCATGTGTCAATGATTACAATAACTCTTTCAAAGAAGGAACTGAATAGGTCTTCTGTTGG gtATCAGCCTCCACTGCCTGCTGAACAAGTTAAGCCATTGatagaatttgattatgaTGGAG AGGGCTCACCTAATGGACCCCGTAGGGGTCGGAGTGGTAGAGGAAGGTCAAGAGGAAGAG GTAATGGTTTTGTGTCTGCTGAATATGAGGATGGAGGTTGGGACCGCAATAATCGGGGCTATTCTAGAGGTAGGGGTCGAGGGAGAGGACGTAGTTTCCGTGGCCGTGGGAGAGGAGGATATAATGGACCTCATTTTGATGCAAGGCAAGATGGAGGCTACAATTATGAAGCACCTCCTCAAGGCAGTG